In Salinibacterium sp. ZJ70, one DNA window encodes the following:
- a CDS encoding alcohol dehydrogenase catalytic domain-containing protein has product MRIRGAVLRRTGEPRPYAGSRPIEVAELELAPPGPGELLVRIEVAGVCHSDLSVVDGNRPRPLPMLLGHEAAGIVEAIGEGVDDVALGDRVVMTFLPRCGDCAGCASGGRMPCERGSAANAAGELLGGGRRLSEDGEPIHHHLGVSAFADHAVVSRRSVVVVPPDVPAEVAALLGCAVLTGGGAVLNAARPAPGATVMVVGLGGVGMAALLVARALGHPVIAVDARDDKLATARALGAEQALLSDDVVAAGVRAPVVIEAAGHPRAFETAFAATAPGGVTVTVGLPAPDARASISPLALTAEARTVIGSYLGSSVPERDIARYVELWRTGSLPVDALVSDRIRLDDVPSAMDALAEGRALRQLILFDPPAGAAPHGISARETQH; this is encoded by the coding sequence ATGCGGATTCGGGGAGCGGTGCTGCGGCGCACGGGTGAGCCGCGCCCGTACGCGGGATCGCGGCCCATCGAGGTGGCGGAGCTCGAGCTCGCGCCGCCCGGCCCCGGTGAGCTGCTCGTGCGCATCGAAGTCGCGGGCGTCTGCCATTCCGACCTGAGCGTCGTGGACGGCAACCGGCCCCGCCCCCTCCCGATGCTGCTCGGGCATGAAGCTGCTGGCATCGTCGAGGCGATCGGGGAGGGCGTCGACGACGTCGCACTCGGCGACCGCGTCGTCATGACCTTCCTTCCCCGGTGCGGCGACTGCGCGGGCTGCGCGAGCGGCGGCCGGATGCCGTGCGAGCGCGGCTCGGCCGCGAACGCCGCGGGCGAGCTGCTCGGCGGAGGTCGCCGTCTCAGCGAGGACGGAGAGCCGATCCACCACCACCTCGGCGTCTCCGCGTTCGCCGACCATGCCGTCGTCTCCCGCCGATCCGTCGTCGTCGTCCCGCCGGATGTTCCCGCGGAGGTCGCGGCGCTGCTCGGCTGTGCCGTTCTGACGGGCGGCGGGGCGGTGCTCAACGCGGCCAGGCCTGCACCCGGCGCGACCGTGATGGTCGTCGGGCTCGGCGGCGTGGGGATGGCCGCGCTGCTCGTCGCGCGCGCCCTCGGCCACCCGGTGATCGCCGTCGACGCACGTGACGACAAACTCGCCACGGCCCGTGCGCTCGGCGCGGAGCAGGCGCTGCTTTCCGACGACGTGGTCGCCGCCGGTGTGCGCGCGCCCGTCGTCATCGAAGCGGCGGGGCACCCGCGTGCCTTCGAGACCGCATTCGCGGCGACCGCGCCCGGTGGGGTCACGGTCACCGTGGGCCTCCCCGCCCCCGATGCGCGCGCGAGCATCTCGCCCCTCGCCCTCACGGCCGAGGCGCGCACCGTCATCGGCAGCTACCTCGGCAGCTCCGTGCCCGAACGCGACATCGCGCGCTACGTCGAGCTGTGGCGCACCGGCTCGCTCCCCGTCGATGCGCTCGTGAGCGACCGCATCCGACTCGACGACGTCCCCTCCGCGATGGATGCGCTCGCCGAGGGGCGGGCGCTGCGCCAGCTCATCCTGTTCGACCCACCCGCAGGCGCCGCACCTCACGGCATCTCTGCCCGCGAGACACAGCACTGA
- a CDS encoding acetyl-CoA C-acetyltransferase, whose protein sequence is MPDAVIVSIARTPIGRAFKGSLREVRPDDLAAFAVQAALDAVPGLDASQVDDLMLGCGLPGGEQGMNMARIVAVMLGLDSVPGTTVTRYCSSSLQTTRMALHAIKAGEGDVFISAGVESVSSSVRGNSDYVDGQDYTNPRFAGAMARTAERAVSGAPWNDPRESGALPDAYISMGQTAENVAQLAGVSRAEQDEFACLSQNRAEAAIASGFFEREITPFALADSTVVSADDGPRAGTTIEALAALQPAFRPDGTVTAGNACPLNDGAAAMVIMSDTKAKQLGLTPLARILSTGVTGLSPEIMGLGPVGASRQALERAGLTIDDIDLVEINEAFAAQVIPSARELGVGWDTLNVHGGAIALGHPFGMTGARITATLLNGLRTTDGTLGLETMCVGGGQGMAMVIERLS, encoded by the coding sequence ATGCCCGACGCCGTCATCGTCTCGATCGCCCGCACCCCCATCGGGCGCGCGTTCAAAGGCTCGCTGCGCGAGGTGCGCCCCGACGACCTCGCCGCCTTCGCGGTGCAGGCCGCGCTCGACGCGGTCCCCGGGCTCGATGCCTCCCAGGTCGACGACCTCATGCTCGGATGCGGGCTCCCCGGAGGCGAGCAGGGGATGAACATGGCGCGTATCGTCGCGGTCATGCTCGGACTCGACTCGGTGCCGGGCACGACCGTCACGCGCTACTGCTCGTCGAGCCTGCAGACGACCCGCATGGCCCTCCACGCGATCAAGGCGGGCGAGGGCGACGTGTTCATCTCGGCTGGCGTCGAATCGGTGTCGAGCTCGGTGCGCGGCAACAGCGACTACGTGGACGGGCAGGACTACACCAACCCCCGATTCGCCGGGGCGATGGCGCGCACGGCCGAGCGGGCGGTGTCGGGCGCACCGTGGAACGACCCGCGTGAGAGCGGTGCGCTTCCGGATGCGTACATCTCGATGGGGCAGACGGCCGAGAACGTCGCGCAGCTCGCGGGCGTCAGCCGGGCCGAGCAGGATGAGTTCGCGTGCCTCAGCCAGAACCGCGCGGAGGCTGCCATCGCGTCCGGGTTCTTCGAGCGCGAGATCACGCCGTTCGCACTCGCCGACAGCACCGTCGTCTCCGCCGATGACGGTCCGCGCGCGGGAACCACCATCGAGGCGCTCGCGGCTCTGCAGCCCGCGTTCCGCCCCGACGGCACCGTCACAGCGGGGAACGCCTGCCCGCTCAACGACGGCGCCGCGGCGATGGTCATCATGAGCGACACGAAGGCGAAGCAGCTCGGGCTCACGCCCCTCGCGCGCATCCTCTCCACCGGTGTCACCGGTCTCTCGCCCGAGATCATGGGACTCGGTCCCGTCGGAGCGAGTCGGCAGGCGCTCGAGCGCGCCGGCCTCACGATCGACGACATCGACCTCGTCGAGATCAACGAGGCCTTCGCCGCCCAGGTGATCCCCTCCGCGCGCGAACTCGGCGTCGGATGGGACACGCTCAACGTGCACGGCGGCGCCATCGCCCTCGGCCACCCGTTCGGCATGACGGGCGCGCGCATCACCGCAACCCTGCTCAACGGCCTGCGCACGACCGACGGCACGCTCGGCCTCGAGACGATGTGCGTCGGCGGCGGCCAGGGCATGGCGATGGTCATCGAGCGGCTGAGCTGA
- a CDS encoding acyl-CoA dehydrogenase family protein, with the protein MMTTAILESAVLDADFYHVQELLSDEEQGRAVRIREFLDREVTPIIEDHWERAEFPHQIKPGFPELGVYGPLWEESRLWENTALYRGWVALEFGRNDASVATFVGVHSGLAMNAIGMCGDAAQRAEWLPPMARGELIGAFGLTEPLHGSDTARGLETTARRVGDEWILNGAKRWIGNATFADVVVIWARDVDDDQVKGFIVETATAPGFTATKIERKQSLRVVQNADITLVDVRVPEERRLQLGNGFRDTARVLALTRAEVAWQAVGNAVGAYEAAVRYALEREQFGRRLGSFQLVQDLLAKSLGNITASIAMCTRLSQMIDEGRPYDQQAALAKAFVTARGREVVGWCREALGGNGIQLDHGVARRFADAEALYTYEGTYQMNNLIVGRSITGMSAFV; encoded by the coding sequence ATGATGACGACTGCAATTCTCGAGAGCGCCGTGCTCGACGCCGACTTCTACCACGTGCAGGAGCTGCTGAGCGATGAGGAGCAGGGGCGCGCCGTGCGCATCCGCGAGTTCCTCGACCGCGAGGTGACGCCCATCATCGAAGACCACTGGGAGCGCGCCGAGTTCCCTCACCAGATCAAGCCCGGCTTCCCCGAGCTCGGCGTCTACGGACCCCTCTGGGAGGAGTCGCGGCTGTGGGAGAACACCGCGCTCTACCGCGGCTGGGTCGCGCTCGAATTCGGGCGCAACGACGCCTCCGTCGCGACCTTCGTGGGTGTGCACTCCGGCCTCGCCATGAACGCGATCGGCATGTGCGGCGATGCCGCCCAGCGCGCCGAGTGGCTGCCGCCGATGGCACGCGGGGAGCTCATCGGCGCGTTCGGGCTCACCGAGCCGCTGCACGGCTCCGACACCGCCCGCGGGCTCGAGACGACCGCGCGGCGGGTGGGCGATGAGTGGATCCTCAACGGCGCCAAGCGCTGGATCGGCAACGCCACCTTCGCCGACGTCGTCGTGATCTGGGCCCGCGATGTCGACGACGACCAGGTGAAGGGCTTCATCGTCGAGACCGCGACGGCACCCGGCTTCACCGCCACCAAGATCGAGCGCAAGCAGAGCCTGCGCGTGGTCCAGAACGCCGACATCACGCTCGTCGACGTGCGCGTCCCCGAAGAGCGCCGCCTGCAGCTCGGCAACGGGTTCCGCGACACCGCCCGCGTGCTCGCGCTCACCCGTGCCGAAGTCGCGTGGCAGGCGGTCGGCAACGCCGTCGGCGCCTACGAGGCCGCCGTGCGGTACGCGCTCGAACGGGAGCAGTTCGGACGCCGCCTCGGCTCGTTCCAGCTCGTGCAGGATCTGCTCGCCAAGTCGCTCGGCAACATCACCGCCTCGATCGCGATGTGCACGCGCCTGTCGCAGATGATCGACGAAGGCCGACCCTACGACCAGCAGGCGGCACTCGCGAAGGCGTTCGTCACGGCGCGTGGCCGCGAGGTCGTCGGATGGTGCCGCGAGGCGCTCGGCGGCAACGGCATCCAGCTCGACCACGGGGTCGCGCGCCGGTTCGCCGACGCAGAGGCTCTCTACACCTACGAGGGCACCTACCAGATGAACAACCTCATCGTGGGTCGCTCGATCACCGGGATGAGCGCGTTCGTCTGA
- a CDS encoding QsdR family transcriptional regulator, with the protein MLDDATLTAETQIGSRATLAVPSALSLRLFGPAPHADALRAFRLARRIFIAGDRIEMGTLATQLGVERTSLFRWVGNRDDLLSEVLWSLAERTLDRAAEESAAEGPERIVDVLGRFVDGLVTADYFREFLAREPARALRLMTTGDSEIQRRYVAAVEWLLEAHAPDAGSRGLSLHDLAYLIVRISESFSYADVIAGEQPSAEHARAAFALLLGTAPATTADPEETA; encoded by the coding sequence ATGCTCGACGACGCCACGCTGACCGCGGAGACGCAGATCGGCTCCCGCGCGACCCTCGCGGTGCCGAGTGCGCTGTCGCTGCGCCTGTTCGGACCGGCCCCTCACGCCGACGCCCTGCGGGCATTCCGTCTCGCCCGGCGTATCTTCATCGCGGGCGATCGGATCGAGATGGGCACGCTCGCGACACAGCTCGGCGTCGAGCGCACATCGCTGTTCCGCTGGGTGGGCAACCGCGACGACCTCCTGAGCGAGGTGCTGTGGTCGCTCGCCGAGCGCACGCTCGACCGCGCCGCCGAGGAGTCGGCCGCGGAGGGCCCCGAGCGCATCGTCGACGTTCTCGGGCGCTTCGTCGACGGCCTCGTGACGGCCGACTACTTCCGCGAGTTCCTCGCTCGGGAACCCGCCCGCGCCCTCCGCCTCATGACGACGGGCGACTCCGAGATCCAGCGCCGCTACGTCGCCGCCGTCGAGTGGCTGCTCGAGGCGCACGCCCCGGATGCCGGCAGTCGCGGGCTCTCGCTGCACGACCTCGCCTATCTCATCGTGCGCATCTCGGAGTCGTTCTCGTACGCCGATGTCATCGCCGGCGAGCAGCCGAGCGCGGAGCACGCGCGCGCCGCGTTCGCCCTGCTGCTCGGAACCGCACCAGCCACGACCGCCGACCCCGAGGAGACCGCATGA
- a CDS encoding thioesterase family protein, with product MSTAEYPYLHPFPTRWNDNDVYGHVNNVVYYAAMDTAVNSWMIANGVIDPIDGALIAVCAASSCDFRASGSFPEVLQVGVRAGRIGTSSVTWETAILRGEEVLATGTFVHVFVDRASRRPVPIADATRALLESELTIPA from the coding sequence ATGAGCACCGCGGAGTACCCCTACCTGCACCCGTTCCCGACTCGCTGGAACGACAACGATGTGTACGGCCATGTGAACAACGTCGTGTACTACGCGGCGATGGACACCGCGGTGAACTCCTGGATGATCGCGAATGGCGTCATCGATCCGATCGACGGCGCCCTCATCGCGGTGTGCGCGGCGTCGTCCTGCGACTTTCGCGCGTCGGGCTCGTTCCCCGAGGTGCTGCAGGTCGGGGTGCGGGCGGGGCGCATCGGCACCTCGAGCGTGACCTGGGAGACGGCGATCCTGCGCGGTGAGGAGGTTCTCGCCACGGGGACGTTCGTGCACGTGTTCGTGGATCGCGCCTCTCGCCGGCCGGTGCCGATCGCGGATGCGACCCGCGCGCTCCTGGAGTCGGAGCTCACGATCCCGGCATAA
- a CDS encoding phosphotransferase family protein: MGDDTSPAGLDIRAFDVWLAERAPELRGAGPLDARLLTGGLSNLTYRIEGGPSPLVLRRPPLGHVLSTAHDMVREHRVITALQDTPVPVPRTHLLQDHADPTSGVDAPFYLMEHVEGETLASPDDNTGRSTEELRTVSFALVDALADLHELDPARLGLADFGRPDGFLERQLRRWTTQYAGNRFRELPELDALLARLGESLPATTHTSIVHGDYRLDNALVARTPEGPRIAAVLDWEMATLGDSLTDLGLLALYWDIAEIASDTGTAVSAVDPAAGYPEFAELADAYARRRGIRVPELGWYRAFAALKLAIILEGIQLRHDQGETVGAGFDRVGGLVEPLARAGSRFLEEVPA, from the coding sequence ATGGGCGACGACACGTCACCGGCAGGGCTCGACATCCGCGCATTCGACGTGTGGTTGGCAGAGCGCGCCCCCGAGCTGCGCGGCGCCGGCCCGCTCGACGCGCGCCTGCTGACCGGCGGCCTCAGCAACCTCACCTACCGCATCGAGGGCGGGCCCTCCCCGCTCGTGCTGCGCCGCCCGCCGCTGGGGCACGTGCTCTCGACGGCGCACGACATGGTGCGCGAGCACCGCGTCATCACCGCACTGCAGGACACCCCGGTGCCCGTGCCGCGCACCCACCTGCTGCAGGACCACGCCGACCCCACCAGCGGCGTCGATGCGCCCTTCTACCTCATGGAGCACGTCGAGGGTGAGACGCTCGCGTCCCCTGACGACAACACCGGTCGGAGCACCGAGGAGCTGCGCACTGTGAGCTTCGCGCTCGTCGACGCGCTCGCCGACCTCCACGAGCTCGACCCCGCGCGCCTCGGCCTCGCCGACTTCGGACGACCCGACGGGTTCCTCGAACGGCAGCTGCGCCGCTGGACGACCCAGTACGCCGGCAACCGGTTCCGCGAGCTCCCGGAGCTCGACGCACTCCTGGCTCGCCTCGGCGAGAGCCTCCCCGCGACCACCCACACCTCGATCGTCCACGGCGACTACCGCCTCGACAACGCGCTCGTCGCCCGCACACCCGAGGGCCCGCGGATCGCCGCCGTCCTCGACTGGGAGATGGCGACGCTCGGCGACAGCCTCACGGATCTCGGCCTCCTCGCGCTCTACTGGGACATCGCCGAGATCGCGAGCGACACCGGCACCGCCGTGAGCGCCGTCGACCCGGCCGCTGGCTACCCCGAGTTCGCCGAACTCGCCGACGCCTACGCTCGCCGCCGCGGCATCCGTGTGCCGGAGCTCGGGTGGTACCGCGCCTTCGCCGCCCTCAAACTCGCGATCATCCTCGAGGGCATCCAGCTGCGCCACGACCAGGGCGAGACGGTCGGGGCGGGATTCGACCGAGTGGGGGGCCTGGTCGAACCGCTCGCACGCGCCGGATCCCGATTCCTCGAGGAGGTACCCGCATGA
- a CDS encoding acyl-CoA dehydrogenase family protein, whose protein sequence is MTDLTPSTRGAQLAEAAHEFLHTVVIPAEPVLAEQLADSPDDWSFRPIVRELRAEARARGLWNLFLPHGDGGLSNLDYAPIAELTGWSPKLAPVAMNCAAPDTGNMELLHHFGTPEQKSRWLAPLLEAEIRSAFCMTEPDVASSDATNIRTAIERDGDELVITGRKWWSTGAMSPDAALLIVMGVTDPDAPAHQRQSMVLVPRDTPGVEIVRPLTVFGYDDRDHGGHAEVAFHGARVPASNLIGGSGEGFAIAQARLGPGRIHHCMRLLGMAERSIELARERARTRVAFGRPLAEHQVVRQRLAAARVELSALRLLVLQTAALMDTVGNRGARTEIQAIKIAVPAAVERIIDGCIQLFGAAGVGGDTPLAEFFAGARALRIADGPDEVHLESLGRAMLREAD, encoded by the coding sequence ATGACCGATCTCACCCCGAGCACCCGCGGCGCTCAGCTCGCCGAGGCCGCACACGAGTTTCTGCACACCGTCGTCATCCCCGCGGAACCCGTGCTCGCGGAGCAGCTCGCCGACTCCCCCGACGACTGGAGCTTCCGGCCTATCGTGCGCGAGCTCCGCGCCGAGGCGCGCGCCCGAGGACTCTGGAACCTCTTCCTGCCGCACGGCGACGGAGGCCTCAGCAACCTCGACTACGCCCCCATCGCCGAGCTCACCGGATGGAGCCCCAAGCTCGCACCCGTCGCCATGAACTGCGCCGCCCCCGACACCGGCAACATGGAACTGCTGCACCACTTCGGAACACCCGAGCAGAAGAGCCGCTGGCTCGCGCCTCTGCTCGAGGCGGAGATCCGCTCGGCGTTCTGCATGACCGAGCCGGACGTCGCCTCCTCCGACGCGACCAACATCCGCACCGCCATCGAACGCGACGGCGACGAGCTCGTCATCACGGGCCGCAAATGGTGGTCGACCGGCGCGATGAGCCCGGATGCGGCGCTGCTGATCGTCATGGGCGTCACCGATCCGGATGCACCCGCCCACCAGCGGCAGTCGATGGTGCTCGTGCCCCGCGACACCCCCGGCGTCGAGATCGTGCGACCGCTCACCGTGTTCGGCTACGACGATCGCGACCACGGAGGCCATGCGGAAGTCGCCTTCCACGGCGCCCGCGTTCCCGCCTCGAACCTCATCGGCGGATCCGGCGAGGGATTCGCGATCGCGCAGGCTCGCCTCGGGCCGGGGCGCATCCACCACTGCATGCGGCTGCTCGGCATGGCCGAGCGCTCGATCGAGCTCGCACGCGAGCGCGCCCGCACCCGGGTGGCGTTCGGCCGGCCTCTCGCGGAGCACCAGGTGGTGCGCCAGCGTCTCGCCGCCGCACGCGTCGAGCTCTCCGCTCTGCGGCTGCTCGTGCTGCAGACCGCCGCTCTCATGGACACCGTGGGCAACCGCGGGGCGCGCACCGAGATCCAGGCGATCAAGATCGCCGTGCCCGCGGCGGTGGAGCGCATCATCGACGGCTGCATCCAGCTGTTCGGCGCCGCAGGCGTCGGAGGCGACACCCCGCTCGCCGAGTTCTTCGCCGGTGCGCGGGCGCTGCGCATCGCCGACGGCCCCGACGAAGTGCATCTCGAATCCCTCGGCCGCGCGATGCTGCGCGAAGCCGACTGA
- a CDS encoding long-chain fatty acid--CoA ligase produces the protein MNAPTSGRLVDSDHATMSIAAILAETAHRSPERAALHFMGHTIPYGALWDQTRAYAGALRDRGIGRGDRVAVIIPNVPDFVRVYYAVLSLGAIVVPVHLLFKADEIEYVLRDSGAKLAVVAAPVLAEAAVAAVRAQVPLTTVLLPEDIAAEKGIARLEVEAASATPIDRYTSTHPMDAATVLYTSGTTGTPKGAVGSHLNMIEQVNVALLDTFPMQPDDVVFGGLPLFHIFGQMAVLNVAFRRGASIILLPKFDPAEALELMVQYGATTFTAVPTMYIGMLQAAETTDARPPLRYAVSGGAALPVAVLERFQELYGAPIHEGYGLTETSPTVSFNYVGRTPRPGTVGQPNWGVDVEIADAENDDEIVLLPHGELGEIVVRGYNLFAGYLGRPEDTEATFTDGWFRTGDLGTKDDDDYITIVDRKKDMIVRNGYNVYPNEVEQVLLRHEGVVNAAVFGVPHDTHGQEIHVAVIPHDESLDTDQLIVFVRERIAAYKYPRVVHIVEELPLGPSGKVLKRELVARFAPVPETSA, from the coding sequence ATGAACGCACCCACCAGCGGGCGGCTCGTCGACAGCGACCACGCGACGATGTCGATCGCCGCGATCCTCGCCGAGACGGCCCACCGCTCCCCCGAACGCGCTGCCTTGCACTTCATGGGGCACACGATCCCCTACGGAGCGCTGTGGGATCAGACCCGCGCCTACGCGGGAGCCCTCCGCGACCGTGGGATCGGACGCGGCGACCGCGTCGCCGTCATCATCCCCAACGTGCCCGACTTCGTGCGGGTGTACTACGCGGTGCTGTCGCTCGGTGCCATCGTCGTACCCGTGCACCTGCTCTTCAAGGCGGACGAGATCGAGTACGTTCTGCGCGATTCGGGCGCGAAGCTCGCCGTCGTCGCCGCTCCCGTCCTCGCTGAGGCGGCCGTCGCCGCCGTGCGCGCGCAGGTGCCGCTCACGACGGTGCTGCTGCCGGAGGACATCGCCGCCGAGAAGGGCATCGCGCGCCTCGAAGTCGAGGCCGCGAGCGCGACCCCGATCGATCGCTACACGTCGACGCATCCGATGGATGCCGCGACCGTGCTCTACACGAGCGGCACGACGGGGACACCCAAGGGTGCCGTCGGAAGCCACCTCAACATGATCGAGCAGGTGAATGTGGCGCTGCTCGACACCTTCCCCATGCAGCCGGACGACGTCGTCTTCGGCGGCCTGCCGCTGTTCCACATCTTCGGGCAGATGGCGGTGCTCAACGTCGCGTTCCGGCGCGGCGCTTCGATCATCCTGCTGCCGAAGTTCGACCCCGCCGAGGCGCTCGAGCTCATGGTGCAGTACGGAGCCACGACCTTCACCGCGGTGCCGACGATGTACATCGGCATGCTGCAGGCGGCCGAGACCACGGATGCGCGCCCGCCGCTGCGGTACGCCGTCTCGGGCGGCGCCGCCCTTCCCGTGGCGGTGCTCGAGCGGTTCCAGGAGCTCTACGGCGCCCCCATCCACGAGGGTTACGGGCTCACCGAGACCTCGCCCACCGTGTCGTTCAACTACGTGGGGCGCACGCCGCGTCCGGGCACGGTCGGGCAGCCGAACTGGGGAGTCGACGTCGAGATCGCCGACGCCGAGAACGACGACGAGATCGTGCTGCTGCCCCACGGCGAGCTCGGCGAGATCGTCGTGCGCGGCTACAACCTGTTCGCCGGCTACCTCGGGCGACCGGAGGACACGGAAGCGACCTTCACCGACGGCTGGTTCCGCACCGGCGACCTCGGCACGAAGGACGACGACGACTACATCACGATCGTGGACCGCAAGAAGGACATGATCGTGCGCAACGGCTACAACGTGTACCCCAACGAGGTGGAGCAGGTGCTCCTGCGCCACGAGGGGGTCGTGAACGCCGCCGTCTTCGGCGTGCCGCACGACACCCACGGCCAGGAGATCCACGTCGCCGTCATCCCGCACGACGAGAGCCTCGACACCGACCAGCTCATCGTGTTCGTGCGCGAGCGCATCGCGGCCTACAAGTACCCGCGCGTCGTGCACATCGTCGAGGAGCTGCCCCTCGGCCCGTCGGGGAAGGTGCTCAAGCGCGAGCTCGTGGCGCGCTTCGCACCCGTCCCGGAGACGAGCGCCTGA
- a CDS encoding ABC transporter substrate-binding protein: MTQPHARATTVSAIALAAACALVLSSCSTPSPEAPQPGVTEDTITIGTHQPLTGAAAASYAPISAATSAYFDYVNDQGGINGRTIEYIVKDDGYNPATTQTVVRELVLENEVFAILGGLGTPTHSAVLDFLTDNEVPDLFVSSGSAAWNQPEKYPLTFGFQTDYVTEGMVLGQYIADEFPGKKVCLFGQDDEFGTDVQAGLELVLGEDGLTEVQTYSVSNQDVVAQIVALQSAGCEVNVLATITGFTAIAIGTAAQLKYFPQWVSSSSGADYPSLAGYLGEAAPLLLEGFVSDNYLPSASEEDNEWIALFRQINDEYNDGAPFTGNTVYGMAMGYLFAEALAQAGEDPTRESLLEAIRSGKVEGSGLVPVGLSDENHNGYIGAGITVVSNGVQAAIGKSWVRDGDKVVVFDGDPVKMPAKGIPG, translated from the coding sequence ATGACGCAACCGCACGCACGTGCGACGACGGTGTCCGCGATCGCGCTGGCTGCTGCCTGCGCACTGGTGCTGTCATCCTGCAGCACTCCCTCGCCTGAGGCGCCGCAGCCTGGTGTCACCGAAGACACCATCACCATCGGAACGCATCAGCCCCTCACGGGAGCGGCCGCAGCCTCCTACGCCCCGATCTCCGCCGCCACCTCGGCGTACTTCGACTACGTCAACGACCAGGGCGGCATCAACGGCCGCACGATCGAGTACATCGTCAAGGACGACGGCTACAACCCCGCCACGACCCAGACGGTCGTGCGCGAGCTCGTGCTCGAGAACGAGGTCTTCGCGATCCTCGGCGGCCTCGGCACCCCCACCCACAGCGCCGTGCTCGACTTCCTCACCGACAACGAGGTCCCCGATCTCTTCGTGTCGTCCGGATCGGCGGCCTGGAACCAGCCCGAGAAGTATCCGCTCACGTTCGGGTTCCAGACCGACTACGTGACGGAGGGCATGGTTCTCGGGCAGTACATCGCCGACGAGTTCCCGGGCAAGAAGGTCTGCCTCTTCGGCCAGGACGACGAATTCGGCACCGATGTGCAGGCAGGACTCGAGCTCGTGCTCGGCGAGGACGGCCTCACCGAGGTGCAGACGTATTCGGTCTCGAACCAGGATGTCGTGGCGCAGATCGTCGCTCTGCAGAGCGCTGGCTGCGAGGTCAACGTGCTCGCCACGATCACCGGATTCACGGCGATCGCCATCGGCACCGCGGCGCAGCTGAAGTACTTCCCGCAGTGGGTCTCGTCGTCGTCGGGTGCGGACTACCCCTCGCTCGCCGGGTACCTCGGCGAGGCGGCACCTCTGCTGCTGGAGGGCTTCGTGAGCGACAACTATCTGCCGTCGGCCTCGGAGGAGGACAACGAGTGGATCGCGCTCTTCCGCCAGATCAACGACGAGTACAACGACGGCGCGCCTTTCACGGGCAACACCGTCTACGGCATGGCGATGGGCTACCTCTTCGCCGAGGCGCTCGCGCAGGCGGGCGAGGATCCGACGCGCGAGTCGCTCCTCGAGGCGATCCGCTCGGGCAAGGTCGAAGGCTCGGGCCTCGTTCCGGTGGGTCTCTCGGATGAGAACCACAACGGCTACATCGGCGCGGGAATCACCGTCGTCTCGAACGGCGTGCAGGCGGCGATCGGCAAGAGCTGGGTGCGTGACGGCGACAAGGTCGTCGTGTTCGATGGCGACCCCGTGAAGATGCCGGCGAAGGGCATCCCCGGCTGA